The Streptobacillus canis genome contains the following window.
ATTAGGACAATCTGTCCTATGTATTACTATACCTCTACCTCTAGTTACAAATCCTCTAATTTCATCTCCTGGAAGTGGAGCGCAGCATTTTGCAAAATTAAACAATGTATTATCTGAACCACTAACTTTAATACCTTGATTGTTTTCTCTAATTTTTTGAGTTGTTTTTGCTGTTTCTTCTTCTATAGCTTGTTCAATATTTACTTCTTCTTTTTTTTCAAATTTAGCTATAAAATGTTCCATAGTTAATTCATTATTTGCAAATTTATAATAAAGTTGTTCAATAGAGGTAATATTAAATTTTTTCATATATAATAATACTCTATCATCATCTTCATAATCTTTGAATTTTAAACCTATCTTATTAAATTCTTCATTTAATAAAACTTCACCCTCTTTTGACTTTATTTCAAATTCCATATCTTTAAACCATTTTCTGATTTTAGATTTAGAACTTGGGTTATTTACCATATTAATCCAGTCATTTCCAGGACCTTTTGCTGTTTTAGAAGTTAATATTTCTATTTTATCTCCATTTTCAACTACATAATCTAAAGTAACTATTCTATCATTTACTTTAGCACCTATTGTTCTATATCCTATTTGAGTATGTACTTGAAATGCAAAGTCAAGTACAGTAGAACCCGCTTGTAATTCAACAACATCTCCTTTAGGTGTAAACACAAATATCGTTTTCTTTAATATTTGTTCTGTTACCTCTTTAGCAAATGTTTCTTCTTGTTCATTATTATTTGTACCCTCAATACTTGATTCTATAATCTTCTTAACCGCAGCATAATATTTTTCATTTTTATCTTTTGATTTTTTTTCTTTATACATCCAGTGTGCAGCTACCCCTTCTTCTGCTATTTGATGCATTTCTTCTGTTCTAATTTGAATTTCAATTATTTGATTATCTATTCCTCTAACTGTAGTATGTATTGATTGATATCCATTTGCTTTTGGTACAGCAATATAATCTTTAAATCTTCCTGCAACAGGGGTAAATATTGAATGTATTAATCCAAGAACTGCATAACAATCTACCTCTTTTTTCGTTAAAACTCTTATTGCAGTTAAATCCATTAAATCTTTAAATTGTTTATTCTTTTCATACATTTTTTTATAAATACTGTATAAATGTTTAGTTCTTCCATTTACATGTGCATCTATACCTGATTTTTCAAGTTCTTTTTCAATTATTTCAATAATCTTATTAATGTATCTTTGTCTTTCTTCTTTTTTGGCATTAACAAGACCTTTTATTTCTTGATATCCTTTTGGATTTAAATAATAAAATGAGATATCTTCTAATTCTGACTTAATTTTCCCCATCCCTATTCTATGAGCTATTGGGGCAAAAATATCCATAGTTTCTTTTGATTTTTCAATTTGTTTTTCAGGGCTTTGATATTTTAAGGTTCTCATATTATGTAATCTATCTGCAAGTTTAATAATTACAACTCTTACATCTTCTGACATTGCAACAACCATTTTACGGATATTTTCTATTTGTTTTCCTTCTTTTTTAGGTAAATTTCTTAATTTTGTAACACCATCAATTAACGTTGATACATCTTTCCCAAAACTATATTCTATATCTGATAATGTAATTAAAGTATCTTCAACTACATCATGTAAAATTCCTGCAACTATAGTATCAGTATCCATTCTTAGAGCAAGTAAAATTTCTGCTACTTCAAGTGGATGAACAATATATTCTTCACCACTTTTTCTTCTTTGATCTCTATGAGATTCTTCCGCTAATACATATGCTTCCTCTATTTTTTCAATATCAAGTTCTTTATGATTCTCAACAATATCCTTTTTAATTCTTTCAAAAACTTCTCTACCTGTAATATGTGCCATAAATATCTCCCTTAAGTCAGTATTCTAACACTAAATTTTACCATTTTTTTTTGATTTATGCAAATTTATTATCCAAAAAAAAATACTGAAAATTCAGTATTTTTATATATTATTTTCTCTAATTAAATTTAAAGTAACTTTATCAATTTTATTATTAACTCTTAAGGCTAATTTATCAAACAACTCTTTACTAATTACATATCTTTTGTTTCTAATTTGAACTCTAAATGTATTATCTTTATTAAGCTTAATTTGTTTTATTCTATAAACTTTACCCAAATTATTTTCATAGATATCTACAATTTTTCTAACAAAAACATCTAAATCGTATCTTTTTGATATTTCTAATGATTTATCTCTCATATCTTTTCTTTGTTGTTCATTTAATGAATAAAAAGTATCGATTTTCTTATTTAACTCTTCTTCATTTTCAAAGAAATATCCATTTTCACCTTCGTATAATAAATCTTTTAAAACAACCTTATCACTACAGAATAATACCTTACCTGTTGACATTGCTTCAATGAATGTTAAACCTTGTGTTTCAGTCGTACTTGCAGATATGAATGCATCTGCTACATTATAGTAGTCTGCAACTTCACTATATTCTTTTTTCCCACAAAATATTATGTTTTGATAATTATATTTTTCTTGAAAATGTTTAAGTTCCGGACCTTCTCCAACAACTAATAATGTTAAATCTTTTCTTACTTTTATAGTTTCAAGTATTATTTCTATATTTTTTTCTTTAGCCACTCTTCCTAAATAAATCATTACTTTTTTATCTTTTAGATTATATTCATCTTTAATTCTTTGTATATTTTCATAATTTGGATTTCTAAATCTTTCAAGATCAATTCCAGATGGTAATACTCTTACATCATTATTCTTAACAGAATACTTCATTAACACATCATAAGTTTTTTTTGAAGGAACTATTACAGTATTTGATGGATAACAATATATCTTAGAAATCATTTCTACAAATCTTACTGATGGTTTATCTAATATAGAAATATTCATAAAATTAATATAGTGTGTATAGTCCTCAAGCATAGTATGGTAAGTATATACTAAAGGTATTCCTAACACTTTTGCAATCATCCTTCCTAAAATCGCTACACCAAATTCTGTATGTATATGGATTACATCTAATTTTAATTTTCTAATTTCATTAAATCCTCTAAAATGAAAAGGACCTGTAAATGAATAATTATAGAAATCCTTCAATAAAAATGATGGTAATCTATATACATTTCCATCTTTTTCAAGCTTAAAGCTATCATTACAGGTAATTACATAAACTTCATGACCAAGATTTTCCAAACCTTTTCTTAATGTATCAACACACACAGCCACACCATTTGCATGAGGTAAATATGTGTCTGAAAATAACCCTATCTTCATTATTTCTCCTTTTTTTTCAACTCTGCTAATCTATATTTTAAAAAATCTTCAAATGATAATGCTTCACATCCACATACCAATTCATCATCTTTTTCAAACTCTTTTTTTAATTTTTCATACAATTCTTTATTAATTTCCATTATTATTTCCATTCTTTTTATCTTTTACATGTTGTTCTATTATTTTATCTAATTCTTTATCTGTTTCACTTTTATCTTCTACTTTTTCTTCAACTTTTTTTTCAGTATTTTCTTCAGAATTTTCTTCTTTTTTATCTTCTACTTTATTTTCAGTATTATCTTCTATTTTTTCTTCTTTAACATTTTCTTTTGGCTCTTCTTTTTTTTCTTCTTTATTTCCAGTTTCATAAAATCCATTTTTTCTAATATTATATTCTTGAACTAATAAATCTGTATTATTATATGCATTTTTTCTTATATATTTAATTCTAGAATATGTAAAAAATAGTCCTAAAAAGAATATTATCCAAAATATAGCTCTCAAAATATTTTTAAATCTTCTCATATATCCACCTATATTAATTTAGTAAGTATTTTTTTTGAATTTTCTGCAGCAATATTTACAAATTCGAAAAACTCCATTCCAGATTCATCTGTGACAGTATCAGAAATAGATCTAATAATTAAAAAATCTACTCCTAAAAGATATGCTGAATGTGCCACAGATGCAGATTCCATATCTACACACATTGCATCAAATTCTTTTCCGATTGTTATTTTTTCTTTTGCATTTGAAATAAATTTATCACCTGAAATTATTCCACCAAAATATACATTTTCACCTTTTAGTTTTTCCATACTTTCATCAAGTATTTTCCCAGGTCTAAATAATGACGTTTCCATTCTTGGAATTACACCTTTTTCATGTCCAAATTCTGTTACATCAAATAAATATTCTTGTAATTTAGTTGAAATTACAATATCCCCTATTTTTAATTTTTCTGAAGTAGATCCTGCTACTCCTGAAAAATATATTTTTTCAACATTAAATTCTTTAACTAATAATGTTGTAATAATAGCTGCATTAACCATTCCAATTCCACATTCAACTAAAACTACCTCTTTATTATTTAATAATCCTAAATAAAATGTATTACCATTTACAACTTTTTCTGTAATATTCTTCATTTCATTTTTTATTACAGTTATCTCTTCGTGCATAGCACCTATTATTCCTATCATATTTACTCCTATTAATTGTAATACATATATTTTAACATTTTTGAATATAAAACACAAATTTTTTAGTTTTCTAAAAATTCAAGAGCTTCTTTATATTTTTTAATTTTTTTATATCAATTATAGCAACACTATTTAGTCTTTTTAAATTTGAATTGTGTTTTAAGTCTTCTATTTT
Protein-coding sequences here:
- a CDS encoding RelA/SpoT family protein; amino-acid sequence: MAHITGREVFERIKKDIVENHKELDIEKIEEAYVLAEESHRDQRRKSGEEYIVHPLEVAEILLALRMDTDTIVAGILHDVVEDTLITLSDIEYSFGKDVSTLIDGVTKLRNLPKKEGKQIENIRKMVVAMSEDVRVVIIKLADRLHNMRTLKYQSPEKQIEKSKETMDIFAPIAHRIGMGKIKSELEDISFYYLNPKGYQEIKGLVNAKKEERQRYINKIIEIIEKELEKSGIDAHVNGRTKHLYSIYKKMYEKNKQFKDLMDLTAIRVLTKKEVDCYAVLGLIHSIFTPVAGRFKDYIAVPKANGYQSIHTTVRGIDNQIIEIQIRTEEMHQIAEEGVAAHWMYKEKKSKDKNEKYYAAVKKIIESSIEGTNNNEQEETFAKEVTEQILKKTIFVFTPKGDVVELQAGSTVLDFAFQVHTQIGYRTIGAKVNDRIVTLDYVVENGDKIEILTSKTAKGPGNDWINMVNNPSSKSKIRKWFKDMEFEIKSKEGEVLLNEEFNKIGLKFKDYEDDDRVLLYMKKFNITSIEQLYYKFANNELTMEHFIAKFEKKEEVNIEQAIEEETAKTTQKIRENNQGIKVSGSDNTLFNFAKCCAPLPGDEIRGFVTRGRGIVIHRTDCPNMLKLLENEPEREIEVYWDENLLEKSTAKYQMYFTIKTVGRAGLMLDIMRLLNEYKIDLTGVNTKVVKENGESLALIQLGVLVKRKEDYEKLSKNLLNMREILEIMRK
- a CDS encoding glycosyltransferase, which codes for MKIGLFSDTYLPHANGVAVCVDTLRKGLENLGHEVYVITCNDSFKLEKDGNVYRLPSFLLKDFYNYSFTGPFHFRGFNEIRKLKLDVIHIHTEFGVAILGRMIAKVLGIPLVYTYHTMLEDYTHYINFMNISILDKPSVRFVEMISKIYCYPSNTVIVPSKKTYDVLMKYSVKNNDVRVLPSGIDLERFRNPNYENIQRIKDEYNLKDKKVMIYLGRVAKEKNIEIILETIKVRKDLTLLVVGEGPELKHFQEKYNYQNIIFCGKKEYSEVADYYNVADAFISASTTETQGLTFIEAMSTGKVLFCSDKVVLKDLLYEGENGYFFENEEELNKKIDTFYSLNEQQRKDMRDKSLEISKRYDLDVFVRKIVDIYENNLGKVYRIKQIKLNKDNTFRVQIRNKRYVISKELFDKLALRVNNKIDKVTLNLIRENNI
- a CDS encoding 5'-methylthioadenosine/adenosylhomocysteine nucleosidase, encoding MIGIIGAMHEEITVIKNEMKNITEKVVNGNTFYLGLLNNKEVVLVECGIGMVNAAIITTLLVKEFNVEKIYFSGVAGSTSEKLKIGDIVISTKLQEYLFDVTEFGHEKGVIPRMETSLFRPGKILDESMEKLKGENVYFGGIISGDKFISNAKEKITIGKEFDAMCVDMESASVAHSAYLLGVDFLIIRSISDTVTDESGMEFFEFVNIAAENSKKILTKLI